GGATCGAAGAGACGATTAGACTCTTCTCTTTGTTTTCCAATTCTTTCCAGTTTTTAAAAAAGGAGAATACAAAGATTCCGACCCCGAAAAGTAGAAACGGGGAATATCCAAAAAGTCCTAACTTTAGGTTTCCGTAAAATAAGAGATTTATAAAATTCTTAAATAGATTGGTTCCATCTGCGGAATCATAGTTTGCGTTGAATCTTGGTCCGAGGATGGAATGAAAGAACGAAAAGTTGAATCCGCAGTAACCAAGAAAAAACAAGAAAAGAAGAATGGAGGAGACTACAAAACCGGTTCTGTTTTCGTTTTTTTGGGAAAGCGGGAATTGATAGAAGGTTTCAGAAATCCAATAGATTCCCAAAAAGATAAGATATTCTAAACGAAACCAATAACAGAGAGAAAGAAGGAGGGTGCTCGCGATTGTCAGGGCCGGTGAAAAATTCTTCTTTGATTTTTGATAGAGAATAATGCCGGTAACGAATAAAAAGAGTCCGACTCCGACATCCATAAAAAGATAACCGTTCATAACGACCGGAGTCAGGATTGAAAAAAGAAAAATCTGCCAGGAAGGAATTTTGTATTCTCGACCGAGGAGATACAAAGAAGATCCGATCAACAGCGCGGATAAAAAATAAATTCCGTAAGCGCCTCCGAATGGAAGCGCAATCGCATAAAGAATTCCTAAAGAGATAGGGAACGCGATGATCTTGTGACCGTTTGCGATCGACATTTTCAACAGGCTAAACTTGAGTTCCGGATCAAAGTCAAAGCCCGGATAAAAAACGTCTAAGGATTGAAAGCCGCTGAGAAAAATCGATTTTCCAAGAATGAATTTTTCGTAGTGATCCGCAGAAAGAAGATATTTCGGGGGAATGCTTAAGTAAAGAAAAAACGAAAAAATAAACGCGGCTAATATCGCGCCGTATTTATTTTGAAAGAATCGAGCGAGAAAGTCTTTGAGTTTTGGGATCATTGAGTTATAAAAAATTCAAAAATAGAAAAACTAATTTTAATACATTCGACATAAAGGGAAAGGATTCGAAAAAAGTTCCCTTCATTTCGAAGTCAGCGTATCGAAATCGGTTTCGAGGTCAATCTGCTTTCCTTTTGTAAAAATCTTCCCTTTTGGCTTTGGTTCAAGATCGATTCCACGTTTTCGGAAATTAATTTTTAAAGAATGAGGAATTGTAAAACGAAGTATTTTTTCATTGATCCATTCTTGGAATCGTGCAAAACTTGAAGTTATGCAACAGGAAACTCCCTCCGATCCCAATCTACTTGGTCAATTTCTTTCCCAGTCTCCGGTAAAGGCTCTGATCGATCGTTACAAATCAGAAAAGGGGAAAGTTCGGAGCTTTATGGAAAAGCTTCCTCTCTATGCGAGCGGTTTGAAGGGAACCGAATTTCAAAACGCGGATTCTCTTTTGAGAAAGGAATTGGCTTCTAAAATTTCTCATCTGAAAGAACCGATGCGAAGATTGGAAGAGGCTTTTGTATCGACCAAAAAAATGGATCTGATCGGAAGCAGCGAAATCGCGGTCGTTCTGATCGATAAACTTACGAACGCAATTCAATCCGCAGGATACGGACTTACCGGTCTCGGTTCCGGACTCAAGGCCACGCAAGAAGAATTGGAAAAGCTCGCTGAGTTTGATTTTTCTCTTTTTAAAGAAGTGGAAGGGATCGAATCCAAGGTCCAGGCTTTGAAAGTGACAGCGGAATCTTCGGTGGAAGAAGTTCGCAATTTGGTAAGCGACATCCGAGTAGCTCTGGATGGATTGGAGAATGCGTTTCGATCTCGTAAGGATCTCTTTACGAAACTCTAAACGATATTCAGAGGTCTTATTGGATGGTAAGAATCCGAAAAAATTGTGTTTCGAAACACAAATAGAAATCTTAAATAATTAAAAGGAATGAATCATGGCATTGATTGATGTAATCAAATACGAAGGACAACCCGGAGAGATCGTTTGGAAGTTTCCGAGAAACGATATCAGTCATTTCGGTCAACTCGTTGTAAACGAAAGTCAAGAAGCGGTCTTCTTTAAGGAAGGAAAGGCTCTGGACGTTTTTGGTCCGGGAACTCATACTCTGAAAACGGGAAACATCCCGCTTTTGGAAAAGATCGTCAATCTTCCGTTCGGCGGTCAGACTCCGTTTACGGCAGAGATCGTTTACGTAAACAAATCCGTAATCAATATGACCTGGGGAACTCCGGCTCCGATTCAAATCGAAGATCCGAAGTATCACATCACTCTCGGTTTGAGAGCATTCGGAAATTATAATATTAAAGTTATCGATTCCAAATCGTTCGTGAATACGGTTGTGGGAACTCAGCAAAGATTCAATCACGACGGAGTCGATAAACTTCTCAAGCCGATGGTAGTAACCAGGCTCAGCGATTTTATCTCCGAAGTCGTATTAAAAACCGGAGTTCCGATTACTCAGATTTCTCAACATCTGGAAGAGGCTTCTTCGGCCGGAAAAACAAAAACACAACCCGACTTTCAAAAATACGGTCTTGAGGTTTTGGATTTTTTCATTCAGTCGATTAATTTTGATCAGAACGATCCGAACTTTCAAAAGATTCAGAAAGTTCTCACCGATAAATTCGAAATCGAAACGATGGGGAATATGTATCAGCAGAAAAGAATGCTGGATATCGGTGAAGCTGCCGCGACTAATCCCGGAGGAGCCGCCGGTGAAGGTATGAGCGCCGGAATGGGTTTGGGAATGGGAATGAATATGGCCGGGATGATGGCCAATATGATGGGACAGAATCAAGCCGGAGCAAAACCTGCTGGTGACGACGCGGCTTCAAGAATCGCAAAACTGAAGTCACTTCTGGACGGCGGCCTCATCACTCAGGAAGAATTTGATACCAAAAAAAAGGACATTTTGAATTCTATCTAAAATATGGTCTCCACTCTCACTCGATACAAAGCCGAATTTGAATGTATAAACGATTCCTGCAAAACTCGATACGATCTAAACGAGATCGTATACGAGTGTAGAAAATGCGGAAGTCTTCTCCAAGTTTCACACGACTTGGAAGCTCTGAAGACGGTATCGGGTGAAGAATGGAAACAGACTTTTGATTCGCGTTTTCGCTCTGTCAAGTTTCCGAATTCTTCCGGAATCTGGAACAAAAGAGAATGGGTTCTTCCTCATATTGAAGATAAGAATATCGTAACTTCCGGAGAAGGGCTTTCTCACCTCTTTAGTTCCGAACGTTTGACCGCAGACTTAGGTCTCGGAAGTTTTTATGTAAAGCAATGTGGGATCTCACACACCGGATCTTTCAAGGATCTCGGGATGACTGTTCTTTTATCCCAAGTCAAACACATGATTTCCAGCGGAGTTCCGATCCAAGCGGTAGCTTGTGCGAGTTCCGGAGACACTTCTGCGGCGCTTGCTTCCTACGCGGCAAAAGCGGGAATACCGGCGATCATCTTTCTTCCTGCGGGAAAAGTATCTCAGGCGCAACTCATTCAACCCGTGTCCAACGGAGCGAAAGTAATCGCATTGGACACCGACTTCGACGGTTGTATGCAAATCGTCAAAGAAGTCACTCGCGAAGCCGGAATCTATCTTGCGAACTCGATGAATTCGCTCCGAATCGAAGGACAAAAAACGATCTCCGTTGAAATTACACAACAGTTGGAATGGAAGGTCCCGGATTGGATCGTAATTCCCGGTGGCAATCTTGGAAACGTTTCCGCCTTGGGAGCGGGATTTGAAATGATGCTTTCTCTCGGGCTCATCGATAAATTACCGAGGATCGTATTGGCTCAAGCCGAACACGCAAATCCATTATATCTTTCGTATTTAAAGAATTTTGAAAGTTTCGAGCCGGTCTCTGCGAAGACAACTCTGGCCTCTGCGATTCAAATTGGAAATCCGGTTTCCATTCAGAAGGCGATCAAAACCCTCAAGAAATTCAACGGAGTTGTGGAACAAGCGAGTGAAGCTGAACTTTCCGACGCCGCGGCAAAGGCCGATCTTTATGGTTTATACAATGATCCGCACACAGGCGTCGCTCTTGCGGCTCTTAATAAACTTCTGAAAAAGGGAACCATCTCCAAAGGTGAGAATGTGGTCGTCATCTCTACCGCGCACGGGTTAAAATTCACCGAATTTAAGCTTAAATTTCACGCGGGAGAAATTGCAGGGACGGATTCTAAGATGGTAAATTCAATCCATAGAATCGAGCCAAAAGCGGAGAAAGTAATCGATTTGATTCGAAATCTCTTACATTTGGGATAAAGCTCATTTTTACCCGGTTCTTAGAATTTTTTTAAGACTTTTTTTCCTAATTTTTTTTTTTTCGTCGAAAGTCAGAAGTTTTTCGTCATATCTCTAATCCATGAGGGATTTTGACGATGTATCAGCCGACTTTCGAATGGAAGTTGATTCTGCAATTTCGAAAGAAGTTCCCATTTCTTTAATCACTTACGTTCTAACACCCAAGGGTGAGAAAAAACTTAAGTATATCATTCAAGGGATTCTTACTCGTTATGATCGATTGGATCTAACAGAGCTTCTTTACACCTCTTCTAAGGAACTGATCGTCAACGCGACAAAAGCCGCGATCAAAAGGATTCTTTTTAAAGAATCCAAACTCAATATTGAATCGATTGAAGACTATGAAAGAGGAATGAAATCCTTTCATAGTAGCTTAAGTGACAAAAAGTTCCCGTTTTATAGGGAAAAGATGAAAGAGCACGATCTTACTATAAAAGTAACATTCTTTTTTAATCAGCATCGTATCATTTTAAAAATTTTGAATAACTTTCCTTTAACGGATCAGGAAGAAAAGAGAGTGAGAGAAAAATTTAGAATCTCTCGAGACTTTGATAATCTTTTTGAATTCTTTATGAAGTTCGGTGATTCTACGGAAGGCGCCGGACTTGGAATTACGATGGTTGAAATTTTAGTTGCTCAAAGCGGATTTGACAGGCACTTGTTTACGATTTACAGCAGAAAAGGTATTTCGCAAACTGTTGCAAGAGTCGAAATCCCACTGAGAGAGGATTATATTCCTAGGAGATTGAAATTCCGTAAGGGACAAAATTTCATACCTAGTTTTGTAGAATGAGGATGAATGGAACCGAGTAATCAAGCCAATAACAAATTGCAGGAACAAGCGAATCTAATGAATCTCGCGCTTGAATCCGTTGTTACGGAAGATCAAGCAGTAGAATTGATTCAGGGAAAGATCCGAGATGCTTTCCTATTAAAAATTAGAATCGACATTGAAAATAGAAGCGGCGCCGTCGTTGCATTAGTTAGCAAATATAAGAATGACGTAATAGAAATTTATTCTCTGTTTTCCAATTCTTCTTTGATTCGTAAAATTCGTAGTTTCGAAGATTCCGCAGCGTTTGCGCTGGATATGGTGGAAGCCGCAAAGTCGGAACCGTTTGATCCTGGACTTTCCGATAGTATCGGCCGCATCGTTTATTCTAAACTCACCAAAGCAGTATTAGAAACTTCTTATCCGAATTGGGAAAGAAACGACGCGTCGAGCTTAGTCAATATTTTAGAAAATCAAATTAAAACATCATTAAAAGTGAATATAGTAAGAATTCAAGCGGACGTAGAATATATGTCCAGTTTGAAGTTCAGAGCTAAGAACGTATTCACCGGAATCATTCCGGCGGTCAACCGTCCCGTGGAAGAGCCGTCCATCGGTCAGGTTCCGGAAAGCCAGGAGAAAACCCCGGTTCAAAGACAAATCGAACAATTCAAGAGACCGTTCGGAAGAGTGGTCGTTGCCAAGACGGTCCTTTCTCCTGTCGGAGGAATTGACTTCGACGATTTGAGCGAAGGAGACAAACTTCTCTTTCAATTGCCCACCGGAAGTATGGATGAAAAAGCCATGGCAAAAACCTTAGGCGGTTACGACGATGCGGGAAATCCTAAGAACGTAGTCGGTGAATTTATAGGAATCGCCGCCGGTAAGGGAGAATATCATATCTTTGCAAAAGGGCCTTCCGGCGTTTTGTTACAAGCATTTGAAGAACGTCCTGTTCGACTCGCAAGACTCAAAGGAAAAACTACGGCCAGTTCCGCACCGGCGAAGGTAGAATCTTCCAGCGGCGGATCTTTGGGAATGATCATCGTAGCTGGTGTCGTGATCGTTTTAGGTTTGTTGGTCTTTTTGATTATGAAATAAGTTTAGAGTGCGCGTTTTTCGTCGAAGACGAAAAACGCGCGAGGTTCCGATAAAACACGAAGATCAACCGATCACAAGGTTGACAAGTTTTCCGGGAACATAGATTTCTTTGCGGATTGTCTTTCCATCTAAGATTCCCTTTATTTTTTCCAGATTCTTTGCCAATGTGATTGCATCGGCTTGAGTTACGTCTTTTGGAGCTTTGAACTCGTCTCTCAGTTTTCCGTTGACTTGAACAACGATAAGAATTTCCGATTCCACCAAATATTGAACGTCTGCTTCCGGAAAGGTTTCGTGAGAAAGGGATTCTTTTTTACCGGCGCGTTTCCAGAGTTCTTCCGCGATGTGAGGAGCGAAAGGAGCGATCAAAAGGATAAAAGGTTCCAATATTTTTTTCGGTCTTCTTTCCAGAGGAGTGAACTCGTTCACAAAGATCATCAACTGAGAAATCGCAGTATTGAAAGAAAAGTTCGGAATATCTTCGGAAACTTTTTGGATCGTTTTGTGAAGAATTTTCCATTCTTCCGGAGTGGGTTCTATCTCGTCGAGACGAAAGGATTCTTCTTGGCCGCTGTGAAAGAGTCTCCAAATCCGATTTAAGAATCTAAAAACTCCTTCCACACCTCTTGTGCTCCAAGGTTTCACCATCTCCAAAGGACCCATAAACATTTCAAAAAGGCGAAGGCTGTCTGCTCCGTATTCTTTGATCACGTCGTCGGGATTTACAACGTTTCCAAGAGACTTCGACATCTTACGTTTGTCTTCTCCGAGGATCAATCCTTGGTGAACGAGTTTTCCAAACGGTTCCTTCGTGGAAACAACCCCGATATCGTATAAGAATTTATGCCAGAATCTGGAATAAAGAAGGTGAAGAACCGCGTGTTCCGAGCCGCCGACATACATATCAACGGGCATCCATTTTTTCTCCAACTCAGGATCGCAGAAGAATTTACCGTTTTTAGGATCGATATATCGTAGATAATACCAACAAGATCCGGCCCACTGTGGCATCGTGTTGGTTTCTCTCGTTCCGATTTCTCCGGTAACCGGATCCTTGTAGCTCAACCATTCTTTAGCGAGCGCAAGAGGAGATTCTCCAGTTCCGGATGGTTTAAATTCTTTTAAATTAGGAAGTACTAATGGAAGTTCGGATTCAGGAATCGCTTTCGTAACTCCGGAAGGATAATGAACTAAGGGGATCGGTTCTCCCCAATATCTTTGTCTTGCAAAGAGCCAGTCTCTGAGTTTGAACTGAATCTTTTTCTTTCCGATCTTTTTGGATTCCGCCCAAGAAATGATCTTAGAAGAAGCGGACGTGTAGTCCATTCCATCGATTGAAATTTCAGAGGAAGAAGAATTTATACAAACGGATGTTTTCGAATCAAAGGCATTGTCTACGGAGATTTCACCTTCGATCACGGGAAGAATCTTGAGATCAAAAGCTTTTGCAAACTCAAAGTCTCTTTGATCATGAGCGGGGACCGCCATGATTGCACCGGTTCCGTATCCGTAGAGAACGTAATCGCTGATCCAGACCGGAATTTTTTTGGAAGGATCCGCAGGGTTGAGCACGTAGGCGCCGGTAAATACTCCCGATTTTTCTTTGCTCAATTCGGTTCTATCCAAATCACTTTTGAGAGCGGAAGCCTTTTGATATTCTTCTATCTTTTGTTTTTGTTCGGGAGTTGTGATGACGGAAACGATCGGATGTTCCGGAGCTACGACCATGTAAGTCACTCCGAAGATCGTATCGGGTCTTGTAGTAAAGATTCGGATTCCATCGAGATCACCGATCGGCTTTGGAAAAGGAAATGTGATTTCCAGTCCTTCGCTCTTGCCGATCCAGTTTTTCTGCATTTCGAGCGTGGAAGTCGGCCATTGCACGAGCGTAAGATCTTCTAAAAGACGATCCGCGTAAGCGGTGATTCTCATCATGTACTGACGCATCGGTTTACGAACGACTTCGTAACCTTTTTCCACCCATTCTTCCACTTCTTCGTTGGCAAGAACGGTTCCTAAACCTTCGCACCAGTTTACGGGGATTTCGGCCTGATAAACGAGGCGAAAATCAGAAAGAATCTTCTCTTTCTGGGCAGGAGAGGACCCGTTCCATTCTTCCGCACTGAACTGCTTATAATCTAAACCTTCGGAACCTTGTTTGGAGAATCTTTCGATGAGCGTGTCAATAGAATTGGCTTTTTTGAGTTCCGGATTAAACCAGGATTTGTAGAGCTGAAGAAAGATCCACTGAGTGAATTGATAGTAGTCCGGATCTGTTGTGGAAAGCTCTCGAGACCAATCGTAAGAAAGGCCGATCATTTTGATCTGTCTGCGAAAGTTATCGATATTATTCTTTGTAGTAGTGGCTGGATGAACTCCTGTCTGCATCGCATAACGCTCCGCAGGGAGTCCAAAAGCATCCCAACCCATGGGATGTAAAACTTCAAAACCCTTCATTCTCTTAAAACGAGAGAGAATGTCGGTGGCTGTGTATCCTTCCGGGTGACCTACGTGCAGTCCGGCTCCGGAGGGATAAGGAAACATGTCCAAGCAGTAGAATTTTGGTTTAGAAGACTGAATATTTGTCTGAAAGCTATTGTTCTCTTCCCAAAAATTTTGCCAAAATAATTCTACTTCCTGAAACGGATATTGCATTTGGATCCTTACTTTCTTACTGAGTCGATTACCTTGATCAATCTTTGAAATGTTTTACTCAAACATGATTTGCAAAGATCGTATTGGTAGAGTTGCGTGACCTTTGATCTGCATCCTGTGCAAGTCAAGAGATGATTCCCTTTCGTTTCTGTTCGTTTTTCTTCGAGTAACTGCATTTTGCTCCCAGACTTATCCATGCTGATTTGTTTATTTACAGAGTGTCAATAAATCCGGAAAGAAACGTGATCCAACAACATCCCTTCCCGGCTGATCGGAGATTACGTTATAAAAACCAGGTAGTTTAGAGTCAAAAAAAATTAGCGAACACTCATCAGAAATAAGTAGAATTTTTTTTAAAAAAATTGAGATCTTTTGTTTTATGTGGAATGCTTTTTTAAATGCATGTTTCCAATGTATGAAGGCCAATCGATTGGAAATATATTTCTTTTAAGAGTCAAACAAGGATGGTATCGCGTTTGCTACAGGTAAAAAATCTCAATAAGTCCTATTTAGTTTCGGGAAAAAAACTCGAAGTATTAAAAGACATCTCTTTTCAGATCGAAGAAGGAGAATTCATCGCAATTATTGGGCCTTCTGGCTCCGGAAAATCCACATTGCTCGCTATTTCAGCAGGTTTGGATCGCCCCGACGAGGGAGAAGTGATCTTAGATGGGATTCCTCTCTTAGAAAAAGAGGAAGACGAGCTTGCAAAACTCAGAGGAGAAAAAATTGGATTTATTTTTCAAAATTTTCAACTGATCAAATCGCTCAATGCGTTGGAAAATGTCTCTTTACCTCTTGTCTTAAACTCAAAGTTAAGTACCGCTCAAATAAGGGATCAAGCGTTTGTATGGTTGGAAAAAGTTTCCATGAAAGAAAGAGCTTCTAACTTTCCTGGTCAACTTTCCGGAGGAGAAGAACAAAGGATTGCAATCGCAAGATCTTTCATTCACAATCCGAAAATTTTATTCGCAGACGAACCGACTGCAAACTTAGATAAGAAGAATGGAGAGATGGTGATGAATCTTCTCGCCGAGTTAAATCAAAAAACTTCTTCCACGTTGATCGTCGTCACTCACGATCATACCGTTGCGGATCTTGCGGATCGTGTATTGGAGATGAGCGACGGAAGAATCATAAGAGAAATTCAAGGTAAGAAGAATCGTTTTAAGAAGAAAGCTTCCGTGAAGTCCGTTAAGAAAAAGGTTTCTAAGAAAAAGAGATGAAACTGAAATTATTAATTCAATCGATCCTTCGGGATTTTCGTTCTAGAAAAAGTTCTGCGTTGCAGATTGTGTTGGCGATAGCGATCGGGACCGGCTCTGTAACTGCGATTCATGCTTATAGAGAAGAATTGAGCCGGTCCATTTTAAAGGAAGCTCGTAACCTAATGGGTTCCGACCTTTTAATTCAAGCGCCTTCTCCGATCACTGCGGAACAAAAAGAATTTATGTCCCAAAGTCTTCCAAAAGGATCGGAAACCTCCGAACTCGTGCAGTTTGCTTCTATGCTTAGAAATCCCGAGAATGATGAAACTTCGCTTTCTCTGATCAAAACGATGAAAGGAAAATTTCCTTACTACGGAGAAATTCTAACGGAACCGCCGGGCGCTTATCGAAAACTCAAAGAAGGCGAGATCTTACTCGAAGAAAGTCTGATTAAGAATCTAAAACTCAAAGTAGGTTCTTCCGTTTCCCTCGGAGATGGAAATTTTATACTGAAGGGAAAGGTTCTCAAAGAACCCGGAATCGCCGGAAGTTTTCTTTCCATGGCTCCTACTTCGATCATTACTTCTTCGTCATTGGTTTCCACTGGTTTGGAACAAAGAGGTTCGAGAATCAGTTATCTGATTCCGATCAAGCTCAAGGATCCTAACGTCGCGAGTAAATACAAAGAACTTCATTTTAAAGAGTATATTCAAAAAGACTTAACTCTTTACGATTCTACGGAAACAAACTCCGGGTCACGAAAATTCTTAACGAATACGCTGGATTTTTTCAGTTTGCTCGGTTTATCAGCTTTCTTTTTGGGAGGAATTTCGATTCTTCTTGCAAGCCGTGCGGGGATTCGAGAAAAATCAGGCGCTCTCGCCGTTTTGAAATGTTTAGGAGCCAGCCCGAGAACGGTAAGCATTATTGTTTTGGGAGAATTGTTATTCTTCTCACTGATCGGTTCCATTCTTGGCATCGGCTTGGGAAATATATTGCTCGGTTGGATTCCCGATCTCGCTGGAGAAGAACTTCTCGGGTTTAAACCTACAATCGGTCTCTCTTCCTTTCTTTGGGGTTTGTTGATTGGAATTTTGATTCCATTCTTTTCTTCCATCGAATCGCTCGTAGAAATTAGAACGTTAAAACCGATTTTAGCGTTAAAAGAAGAATTTCAAGACGAAGCAAATCGGATTCCTAAGTTTAGGCTCACTCAAATTTTGGGTTATTCGATTCTATTTCTGTTGTTCTTTCTTTTGGCGTGGTGGGAAACTGAAAGTCCTTGGAAGGGATTGATTCTTTGTTCCATTCTTCTCATTCTTCCCTTGGTCGTCTTTGTAGTATATTCAGGAATTAGAATATTGATTTCTAAGATCAAAGAAAAAAGCGATCTGACTCCTTTTTCGAGATTTATCATCGGGAAATTCGACCGTCCAGGAACAACTCTTTCTTTATCCGTGATCGGACTTACGAGTTCTTTGTTCATTCTTCTTTTATCGCTGATCGTAAGCGAAAGCCTTTTGGAATATAGCGGCGCTAAAGATAAGGAGAGGCGACCGAATCTATTCGTAATGGACATCCGTCCGGAACAAAAAGAACACTTTGAAGAAGTTGTAAAAGAATTCGGCGGAGAGAAGGTAATCGTTGCTCCTGTCATCGGAGCGAGATTATCGAAGATCAACGGTGAAACCGTGAAGAAAGACGAGACGGAATCCTCCGCCTTGAAAAGAGATTGGAGATCGACCGCGAGAACCAGAGAATATTTTCTCTCTTATCGAAACGATCCGTATCCGACTGAAAAAATTGTGGACGGTGACTTTTGGAGAAAAGGGGAAGAGGATCAAATCTCGATAGAGAAAGAATTCTCCACTTATTTGAAGGTCAATTTAGGAGACAGTTTGACTTTTTTGATCGGAGGCGTCGAGGTCACAGGAGTGATCCGTAATTTTAG
This is a stretch of genomic DNA from Leptospira tipperaryensis. It encodes these proteins:
- the thrC gene encoding threonine synthase, with protein sequence MVSTLTRYKAEFECINDSCKTRYDLNEIVYECRKCGSLLQVSHDLEALKTVSGEEWKQTFDSRFRSVKFPNSSGIWNKREWVLPHIEDKNIVTSGEGLSHLFSSERLTADLGLGSFYVKQCGISHTGSFKDLGMTVLLSQVKHMISSGVPIQAVACASSGDTSAALASYAAKAGIPAIIFLPAGKVSQAQLIQPVSNGAKVIALDTDFDGCMQIVKEVTREAGIYLANSMNSLRIEGQKTISVEITQQLEWKVPDWIVIPGGNLGNVSALGAGFEMMLSLGLIDKLPRIVLAQAEHANPLYLSYLKNFESFEPVSAKTTLASAIQIGNPVSIQKAIKTLKKFNGVVEQASEAELSDAAAKADLYGLYNDPHTGVALAALNKLLKKGTISKGENVVVISTAHGLKFTEFKLKFHAGEIAGTDSKMVNSIHRIEPKAEKVIDLIRNLLHLG
- a CDS encoding SPFH domain-containing protein, whose protein sequence is MALIDVIKYEGQPGEIVWKFPRNDISHFGQLVVNESQEAVFFKEGKALDVFGPGTHTLKTGNIPLLEKIVNLPFGGQTPFTAEIVYVNKSVINMTWGTPAPIQIEDPKYHITLGLRAFGNYNIKVIDSKSFVNTVVGTQQRFNHDGVDKLLKPMVVTRLSDFISEVVLKTGVPITQISQHLEEASSAGKTKTQPDFQKYGLEVLDFFIQSINFDQNDPNFQKIQKVLTDKFEIETMGNMYQQKRMLDIGEAAATNPGGAAGEGMSAGMGLGMGMNMAGMMANMMGQNQAGAKPAGDDAASRIAKLKSLLDGGLITQEEFDTKKKDILNSI
- a CDS encoding LIMLP_15305 family protein, whose amino-acid sequence is MQQETPSDPNLLGQFLSQSPVKALIDRYKSEKGKVRSFMEKLPLYASGLKGTEFQNADSLLRKELASKISHLKEPMRRLEEAFVSTKKMDLIGSSEIAVVLIDKLTNAIQSAGYGLTGLGSGLKATQEELEKLAEFDFSLFKEVEGIESKVQALKVTAESSVEEVRNLVSDIRVALDGLENAFRSRKDLFTKL
- the leuS gene encoding leucine--tRNA ligase; this translates as MQYPFQEVELFWQNFWEENNSFQTNIQSSKPKFYCLDMFPYPSGAGLHVGHPEGYTATDILSRFKRMKGFEVLHPMGWDAFGLPAERYAMQTGVHPATTTKNNIDNFRRQIKMIGLSYDWSRELSTTDPDYYQFTQWIFLQLYKSWFNPELKKANSIDTLIERFSKQGSEGLDYKQFSAEEWNGSSPAQKEKILSDFRLVYQAEIPVNWCEGLGTVLANEEVEEWVEKGYEVVRKPMRQYMMRITAYADRLLEDLTLVQWPTSTLEMQKNWIGKSEGLEITFPFPKPIGDLDGIRIFTTRPDTIFGVTYMVVAPEHPIVSVITTPEQKQKIEEYQKASALKSDLDRTELSKEKSGVFTGAYVLNPADPSKKIPVWISDYVLYGYGTGAIMAVPAHDQRDFEFAKAFDLKILPVIEGEISVDNAFDSKTSVCINSSSSEISIDGMDYTSASSKIISWAESKKIGKKKIQFKLRDWLFARQRYWGEPIPLVHYPSGVTKAIPESELPLVLPNLKEFKPSGTGESPLALAKEWLSYKDPVTGEIGTRETNTMPQWAGSCWYYLRYIDPKNGKFFCDPELEKKWMPVDMYVGGSEHAVLHLLYSRFWHKFLYDIGVVSTKEPFGKLVHQGLILGEDKRKMSKSLGNVVNPDDVIKEYGADSLRLFEMFMGPLEMVKPWSTRGVEGVFRFLNRIWRLFHSGQEESFRLDEIEPTPEEWKILHKTIQKVSEDIPNFSFNTAISQLMIFVNEFTPLERRPKKILEPFILLIAPFAPHIAEELWKRAGKKESLSHETFPEADVQYLVESEILIVVQVNGKLRDEFKAPKDVTQADAITLAKNLEKIKGILDGKTIRKEIYVPGKLVNLVIG
- a CDS encoding LA_3751/LA_3752 family putative glycosyltransferase translates to MIPKLKDFLARFFQNKYGAILAAFIFSFFLYLSIPPKYLLSADHYEKFILGKSIFLSGFQSLDVFYPGFDFDPELKFSLLKMSIANGHKIIAFPISLGILYAIALPFGGAYGIYFLSALLIGSSLYLLGREYKIPSWQIFLFSILTPVVMNGYLFMDVGVGLFLFVTGIILYQKSKKNFSPALTIASTLLLSLCYWFRLEYLIFLGIYWISETFYQFPLSQKNENRTGFVVSSILLFLFFLGYCGFNFSFFHSILGPRFNANYDSADGTNLFKNFINLLFYGNLKLGLFGYSPFLLFGVGIFVFSFFKNWKELENKEKSLIVSSILGILVSASTAPNDGGAEFGSRYLTPGLPGLFLLASKAFQFLKNKNYLWRIPLYAILGISILPTWIYYKTTKGFAKNTKGVQEFILKEPKENLLIFQNGLIGGMASEGLYFQGRVYEAINAEELIELLKKYSSSHNQTSVSFEYFAYAKEYTEGMKNLEYDKDTKNGMLVFLNQFDPEAISKIQSIRISKRQSLGSIEIIYGIYKSEVK
- a CDS encoding ABC transporter ATP-binding protein codes for the protein MLQVKNLNKSYLVSGKKLEVLKDISFQIEEGEFIAIIGPSGSGKSTLLAISAGLDRPDEGEVILDGIPLLEKEEDELAKLRGEKIGFIFQNFQLIKSLNALENVSLPLVLNSKLSTAQIRDQAFVWLEKVSMKERASNFPGQLSGGEEQRIAIARSFIHNPKILFADEPTANLDKKNGEMVMNLLAELNQKTSSTLIVVTHDHTVADLADRVLEMSDGRIIREIQGKKNRFKKKASVKSVKKKVSKKKR
- a CDS encoding LIC10486 family protein; this encodes MEPSNQANNKLQEQANLMNLALESVVTEDQAVELIQGKIRDAFLLKIRIDIENRSGAVVALVSKYKNDVIEIYSLFSNSSLIRKIRSFEDSAAFALDMVEAAKSEPFDPGLSDSIGRIVYSKLTKAVLETSYPNWERNDASSLVNILENQIKTSLKVNIVRIQADVEYMSSLKFRAKNVFTGIIPAVNRPVEEPSIGQVPESQEKTPVQRQIEQFKRPFGRVVVAKTVLSPVGGIDFDDLSEGDKLLFQLPTGSMDEKAMAKTLGGYDDAGNPKNVVGEFIGIAAGKGEYHIFAKGPSGVLLQAFEERPVRLARLKGKTTASSAPAKVESSSGGSLGMIIVAGVVIVLGLLVFLIMK